A single genomic interval of Nocardioides nitrophenolicus harbors:
- a CDS encoding carboxymuconolactone decarboxylase family protein produces MTGPRIPLPDDPSVPKYGTPIDYAVADFAATAMRAERLDPVVTELVRLRCARIHDCRLCRSLRTAPDRLDEETAAKIDHYEASDLPERAKVALRLTDAVILDPAGAGPELRTAAHAHFTPAEIGELLLDVVKWSQQKASVALRIEPPPHEGLSRLRFDASGHPSIGAPLG; encoded by the coding sequence ATGACCGGCCCCCGGATCCCGCTGCCCGACGACCCGTCGGTGCCCAAGTACGGTACGCCGATCGACTACGCCGTCGCGGACTTCGCGGCCACCGCGATGCGTGCGGAGCGGCTCGACCCGGTCGTCACCGAGCTGGTCCGGCTGCGTTGCGCGCGGATCCACGACTGCCGGCTGTGCCGCTCGCTGCGGACCGCGCCCGACCGGCTCGACGAGGAGACGGCGGCGAAGATCGACCACTACGAGGCCAGCGACCTGCCCGAGCGGGCCAAGGTGGCCCTGCGCCTGACCGACGCGGTCATCCTCGACCCGGCCGGCGCCGGCCCCGAGCTGCGCACCGCGGCGCACGCGCACTTCACCCCCGCCGAGATCGGCGAGCTGCTCCTCGACGTCGTCAAGTGGAGCCAGCAGAAGGCATCGGTGGCGCTGCGCATCGAGCCGCCGCCCCACGAGGGCCTGAGCCGGCTCCGGTTCGACGCGTCGGGCCACCCGAGCATCGGCGCGCCGCTCGGCTGA
- a CDS encoding SDR family NAD(P)-dependent oxidoreductase, which translates to MTEQPPPSPAPHFDLTGKVALVTGGSRGLGRAMALGLAQCGADLIVASRNGEACEEYAAELRAATGRRAVGIGAHVGRWDALEGLVDQAYDTFGKVDVLINNAGMSPLYDKVTDVTEALFDKVLDVNLKGPFRLTALIGERMAAGDGGSIINITSMGAVRPRPAILPYSAAKAGLNALTIGFAHTFGPSVRVNAIMAGTFLTDVSKAWDAEAFARRAQGFAAKRGGEPEEIVGAALYLASDLSSYTTGSVIAVDGGQP; encoded by the coding sequence ATGACCGAACAGCCCCCGCCCTCCCCCGCGCCCCACTTCGACCTGACCGGCAAGGTCGCCCTCGTCACCGGCGGCAGCCGAGGCCTCGGCCGCGCCATGGCCCTCGGGCTGGCACAGTGCGGCGCGGACCTGATCGTCGCCAGCAGGAACGGCGAGGCCTGCGAGGAGTACGCCGCCGAGCTGCGCGCGGCGACCGGCCGCCGCGCCGTCGGCATCGGCGCGCACGTCGGTCGGTGGGACGCGCTCGAGGGACTCGTCGACCAGGCCTACGACACCTTCGGCAAGGTGGACGTGCTGATCAACAACGCCGGGATGTCGCCGCTCTACGACAAGGTCACCGACGTGACCGAGGCACTCTTCGACAAGGTGCTCGACGTCAACCTCAAGGGACCCTTCCGGCTGACCGCCCTGATCGGCGAGCGGATGGCCGCCGGCGACGGCGGCTCGATCATCAACATCACCAGCATGGGCGCGGTCCGCCCGCGCCCGGCGATCCTCCCCTACTCCGCGGCCAAGGCCGGGCTCAACGCCCTCACCATCGGCTTCGCGCACACCTTCGGGCCCAGCGTGCGGGTCAACGCGATCATGGCCGGCACCTTCCTCACCGACGTCAGCAAGGCATGGGACGCCGAGGCCTTCGCCCGGCGCGCGCAGGGCTTCGCCGCGAAGCGCGGCGGCGAGCCCGAGGAGATCGTCGGCGCCGCGCTCTACCTCGCGAGCGACCTGTCGTCGTACACGACGGGGTCGGTCATCGCGGTCGACGGCGGCCAGCCCTGA
- a CDS encoding AtuA-related protein has protein sequence MRVVDLAHGRSGDKGDICNVGLVAWDDDGYRTLCRELTEERVAAHFGSLVRGSVTRYELPGIRALNFVLTGALDGGGTLSLRSDHLGKVMYAWLLRMELAGGA, from the coding sequence ATGCGGGTCGTCGACCTCGCCCACGGTCGCTCCGGCGACAAGGGCGACATCTGCAATGTCGGACTGGTCGCCTGGGACGACGACGGCTACCGGACCCTGTGCCGCGAGCTCACCGAGGAGCGGGTCGCCGCCCACTTCGGCAGCCTGGTCCGCGGCTCGGTGACCCGGTACGAGCTGCCCGGCATCCGCGCCCTCAACTTCGTCCTGACCGGCGCGCTCGACGGCGGCGGGACGCTCTCGCTCCGGTCCGACCACCTCGGCAAGGTGATGTACGCCTGGCTGCTCCGGATGGAGCTGGCGGGCGGGGCCTGA
- a CDS encoding MFS transporter, whose protein sequence is MTERVQAETGARSEQVSTRALVVCLAYAALTGGVVAGLGNPLIYEVSVARDVPVVDAQWMVIATLLAGAVGTPVLSRLADGPARKRVLIGTLLVLGLASAVALIPTFPAVIATRSVQGLGYALVPLTVSLARAHLGGEVLTRTLAMLSLSVSLGVGLGNPMIGLLVGVAGYRAPFLLVTVVGLTAAWLVARTVPAAPRGDPRVAVDLPGAALLALGLGALLLAVARGGVWGWTSIATVLVGGAGVALLAVWALVELRVTAPLVDLRLVCSRTLLGVNVVAMLIGIGMFAGASTVMVLVQTPTEHGVGLGRSVFVAGLLMLPMALVSLVTPPVGLWAARRIGYRVVLAAGALTTACAFGYFARWHDSILDIVVMMVVMGVGVGLAYSVMPAVVVAVTPYERVGTAMGVNQVLRLAGGSAGGAVVAAILAAHTRPGAHDPAETGFVLAAVFASGGALVAALVALLLLPRGTGRGAGDPDGAAEVTVDTPATAA, encoded by the coding sequence GTGACCGAGCGGGTCCAGGCTGAGACGGGGGCCCGCTCCGAGCAGGTCTCCACGCGGGCCCTGGTCGTCTGCCTGGCCTACGCCGCCCTCACCGGCGGCGTGGTCGCGGGCCTCGGCAACCCGCTCATCTACGAGGTCTCGGTGGCCCGCGACGTACCGGTCGTGGACGCGCAGTGGATGGTGATCGCGACCCTGCTCGCCGGCGCGGTCGGCACGCCGGTGCTGTCCCGGCTGGCCGACGGCCCGGCCCGCAAGCGCGTGCTGATCGGCACCCTGCTCGTGCTCGGGCTGGCCAGCGCGGTGGCGTTGATCCCCACCTTCCCGGCCGTGATCGCGACCCGGTCGGTCCAGGGCCTCGGCTATGCGCTGGTGCCGCTGACCGTCTCCTTGGCGCGGGCGCATCTCGGCGGCGAGGTGCTGACGCGGACCCTGGCCATGCTCTCGCTGAGCGTCTCGCTCGGCGTCGGCCTCGGCAACCCGATGATCGGCCTGCTGGTGGGCGTCGCGGGCTACCGGGCTCCCTTCCTCCTCGTCACCGTCGTCGGCCTCACCGCGGCGTGGCTGGTTGCCCGGACCGTCCCCGCCGCGCCGCGGGGCGATCCCCGGGTCGCCGTGGACCTGCCCGGGGCAGCGCTCCTCGCGCTCGGGCTCGGCGCGCTGCTGCTGGCCGTGGCCCGCGGCGGCGTGTGGGGCTGGACCTCGATCGCCACCGTGCTGGTCGGTGGCGCCGGCGTGGCCCTGCTCGCCGTCTGGGCGCTGGTCGAGCTGCGGGTCACGGCGCCGCTGGTCGACCTGCGGCTGGTCTGCAGCCGCACCCTGCTCGGGGTCAACGTCGTGGCCATGCTGATCGGGATCGGCATGTTCGCCGGCGCCAGCACCGTGATGGTGCTGGTGCAGACCCCCACCGAGCACGGCGTCGGACTGGGCCGGTCGGTGTTCGTGGCGGGCCTGCTGATGCTGCCGATGGCGCTGGTCAGCCTGGTGACGCCACCGGTCGGCCTGTGGGCCGCGCGCCGGATCGGCTACCGGGTGGTCCTCGCCGCCGGTGCGCTGACCACCGCCTGCGCCTTCGGCTACTTCGCCCGCTGGCACGACAGCATCCTCGACATCGTGGTGATGATGGTCGTCATGGGCGTGGGCGTCGGCCTCGCCTACTCGGTGATGCCGGCGGTGGTCGTGGCGGTCACGCCGTACGAGCGGGTCGGGACCGCGATGGGGGTCAACCAGGTGCTCCGCCTCGCCGGCGGCAGCGCGGGGGGTGCGGTCGTCGCCGCGATCCTGGCCGCGCACACCCGACCCGGCGCCCACGACCCGGCGGAGACCGGCTTCGTGCTGGCCGCCGTGTTCGCCAGCGGTGGCGCCCTGGTCGCGGCCCTGGTCGCGCTCCTGCTGCTGCCGCGAGGCACCGGCCGCGGCGCGGGAGACCCGGACGGAGCGGCGGAGGTGACCGTTGACACCCCGGCGACGGCGGCCTAA
- a CDS encoding acyl-CoA dehydrogenase family protein, with the protein MTGDDETALFQLPQRYLDLQAEARALAESCRDIAARADEADRFDPDVRERLVASGLAGVVVPAEYGGRFEAVDALAVTVVREALAGVSAHLDSMFAMQGIGSFCVTRAASESVRKEWLPRVASLEAVAAIGLTEPDVGSDLRAISTTVVEEDGALVVNGHKSFITNAPDASFFAILAKEGAGYSLVFVPADAPGVSVTSPHQIIAPHVLGDVVLQDVRVPLDHRIGEAGAGFGLMLQTLATFRVSVAGAAVGLAEAALREALGHATRRELFGKPLARLGGVPESLASCWVEIEMARAMTYRAAAASARDPLAGLHLSSIAKVGATEACGRVVDRAVQVMGRFGLVRGSDIERFYRDARPMRIYEGSTEVILDSLAKKLVKDFEAEGER; encoded by the coding sequence GTGACCGGCGACGACGAGACGGCCCTGTTCCAGCTCCCCCAGCGCTATCTCGACCTGCAGGCCGAGGCGCGGGCGCTCGCCGAGTCCTGTCGGGACATCGCGGCGCGCGCCGACGAGGCCGACCGGTTCGACCCCGACGTGCGGGAGCGGCTGGTCGCCTCGGGTCTCGCCGGGGTCGTCGTACCGGCCGAGTACGGCGGCCGGTTCGAGGCCGTCGACGCACTCGCGGTGACGGTGGTCCGCGAGGCGCTCGCCGGGGTGAGCGCCCATCTCGACTCGATGTTCGCGATGCAGGGCATCGGCAGCTTCTGCGTCACCCGTGCCGCCAGCGAGAGCGTGCGCAAGGAGTGGCTCCCGCGCGTCGCCTCGCTGGAGGCGGTCGCCGCCATCGGCCTGACCGAGCCCGACGTCGGCTCCGACCTCCGCGCGATCTCCACCACCGTGGTCGAGGAGGACGGCGCGCTGGTCGTCAACGGGCACAAGTCGTTCATCACCAATGCTCCCGACGCCTCCTTCTTCGCCATCCTGGCCAAGGAGGGCGCCGGCTACTCGCTGGTCTTCGTGCCGGCCGACGCGCCAGGGGTCAGCGTCACCTCGCCGCACCAGATCATCGCGCCCCATGTGCTCGGCGACGTGGTCCTCCAGGACGTGCGGGTCCCGCTCGACCACCGCATCGGCGAGGCCGGCGCGGGCTTCGGCCTGATGCTGCAGACCCTGGCCACCTTCCGGGTCTCGGTGGCCGGAGCCGCGGTCGGCCTGGCCGAGGCCGCGCTGCGCGAGGCGCTCGGGCACGCCACCCGGCGCGAGCTGTTCGGCAAGCCGCTGGCCCGGCTGGGCGGCGTACCCGAGTCGCTGGCGAGCTGCTGGGTCGAGATCGAGATGGCGCGCGCGATGACCTACCGCGCCGCCGCGGCCTCCGCCCGCGACCCGCTCGCCGGCCTGCACCTGTCGTCGATCGCGAAGGTGGGCGCCACCGAGGCATGCGGTCGGGTCGTCGACCGCGCGGTCCAGGTGATGGGCCGGTTCGGACTGGTGCGCGGCAGCGACATCGAGCGCTTCTACCGCGACGCCCGGCCGATGCGGATCTACGAGGGCTCCACCGAGGTCATCCTCGACTCCCTCGCCAAGAAGCTGGTCAAGGACTTCGAGGCGGAGGGCGAGCGGTGA
- a CDS encoding amidohydrolase family protein: protein MIIDCHLHVWPDHIADAMQAQRPAGMPLRFNGKLSGLLETMDEAGIDKGFALGVGIKASVVARTNEFIGGVPRDRLIPFGTVHPELSVEENLTILKDNGIVGVKLHPLFQSLSLADPRVEDILHGLAEAGMPVITHVGSGGDDDANERGAPHHLAALVRKVPELTLIACHFGGYHALDEAEQHVVASRVLLETSWPPTVGDLDKARLVELIRRHGADRVVYGSDWPMADPAAEIAAVRALGLTEEETEGILGGNIARILGIS from the coding sequence GTGATCATCGACTGCCATCTCCACGTCTGGCCGGACCACATCGCCGACGCGATGCAGGCCCAGCGCCCGGCGGGGATGCCGCTGCGCTTCAACGGCAAGCTGTCCGGCCTCCTCGAGACCATGGACGAGGCGGGCATCGACAAGGGCTTCGCCCTCGGCGTCGGGATCAAGGCGTCGGTCGTGGCCCGCACCAACGAGTTCATCGGCGGCGTGCCGCGGGACCGCCTCATCCCGTTCGGGACCGTGCACCCGGAGCTGTCGGTCGAGGAGAACCTCACGATCCTGAAGGACAACGGGATCGTCGGCGTCAAGCTGCACCCGCTCTTCCAGAGCCTCTCGCTGGCCGACCCGCGCGTCGAGGACATCCTGCACGGCCTGGCCGAGGCCGGGATGCCCGTGATCACCCATGTCGGCTCCGGCGGCGACGACGACGCCAACGAGCGGGGCGCGCCCCACCACCTGGCGGCGCTGGTCCGCAAGGTGCCCGAGCTGACCCTGATCGCCTGCCACTTCGGCGGCTACCACGCGCTCGACGAGGCGGAGCAGCACGTCGTCGCGTCGCGGGTACTGCTCGAGACCTCGTGGCCGCCCACCGTCGGCGACCTCGACAAGGCCCGCCTGGTCGAGCTGATCCGGCGCCACGGCGCCGACCGCGTCGTCTACGGGTCGGACTGGCCGATGGCCGACCCGGCCGCCGAGATCGCGGCGGTGCGCGCGCTCGGACTGACCGAGGAGGAGACCGAGGGGATCCTCGGCGGCAACATCGCCCGGATCCTGGGGATCTCGTGA
- a CDS encoding acyclic terpene utilization AtuA family protein: MTAPAKTVRLGAGMAFWGDRVQPAIDMVERGDIDYLCCDHLAELTMSILAKQRARGGDRGYTRDILDLLRGALPGIVAKGIKVVTNSGGANPRAAAAAVADLAKELGLSGLRIAVVTGDDIEADIDDLMERGVSFENLDTGRPLAEVRERLTHAAVYTGCEGIVEALGQGAQIVICGRVTDIALYLGPLIHEFGWARDDWDRLGMATVVAHAIECGGQATGGLYDGDWAGVAGLEDLGYPIAEVAEDGTAVLTKTPGTGGRVDVGTVSEQLVYEILDPARYLTADVTADFTQVRLEEIGPDRVRITGGTGGPAPATLKVNMGYRAGFVGEAQFTYTWPRAVEKARRGLEFLRRRLAAADFRYSEDLVEYPGHSSMWGDRVPPPDDPDLPEVVVRYAARCPDADEARKVFTESVPLYNNGPAGIAGIGTRPPLKELYAIWPALIPREHVVQSVEIVEV; encoded by the coding sequence GTGACCGCGCCGGCCAAGACCGTCCGGCTCGGCGCCGGGATGGCGTTCTGGGGCGACCGGGTCCAGCCGGCCATCGACATGGTCGAGCGTGGCGACATCGACTACCTGTGCTGCGACCACCTGGCCGAGCTGACCATGTCGATCCTGGCCAAGCAGCGCGCCCGCGGCGGCGACCGCGGCTACACCCGCGACATCCTCGACCTGCTGCGCGGCGCGCTCCCCGGCATCGTGGCCAAGGGGATCAAGGTCGTCACCAACTCCGGGGGAGCCAATCCCCGGGCCGCCGCGGCCGCGGTCGCGGACCTCGCCAAGGAGCTCGGCCTGTCCGGGCTGCGGATCGCCGTCGTGACCGGCGACGACATCGAGGCCGACATCGACGACCTGATGGAGCGAGGCGTCAGCTTCGAGAACCTCGACACCGGCCGGCCGCTGGCCGAGGTGCGCGAGCGGCTGACCCATGCGGCCGTCTACACCGGCTGCGAGGGCATCGTCGAGGCGCTGGGCCAGGGCGCGCAGATCGTCATCTGCGGCCGGGTCACCGACATCGCGCTCTATCTCGGCCCGCTGATCCACGAGTTCGGCTGGGCGCGCGACGACTGGGACCGGCTCGGCATGGCGACCGTCGTCGCTCACGCGATCGAGTGCGGGGGCCAGGCCACCGGCGGCCTGTACGACGGCGACTGGGCCGGTGTGGCTGGTCTCGAGGACCTCGGCTACCCGATCGCGGAGGTCGCGGAGGACGGCACCGCCGTCCTCACCAAGACCCCGGGCACCGGGGGTCGCGTCGACGTCGGCACGGTGAGCGAGCAGCTCGTCTACGAGATCCTCGACCCGGCCCGCTACCTGACCGCCGACGTCACGGCCGACTTCACCCAGGTCCGGCTCGAGGAGATCGGGCCGGACCGGGTCCGGATCACCGGAGGCACCGGCGGTCCGGCCCCCGCCACGCTCAAGGTCAACATGGGCTACCGCGCCGGCTTCGTCGGCGAGGCGCAGTTCACCTACACCTGGCCGCGCGCGGTCGAGAAGGCCCGGCGGGGGCTGGAGTTCCTGCGCCGGCGGCTCGCCGCGGCGGACTTCAGGTACAGCGAGGACCTCGTCGAGTACCCCGGCCACAGCTCGATGTGGGGTGACCGCGTGCCGCCGCCCGACGACCCGGACCTGCCGGAGGTCGTGGTGCGCTACGCCGCCCGCTGCCCCGACGCCGACGAGGCGCGCAAGGTCTTCACCGAGAGCGTGCCTCTCTACAACAACGGACCCGCCGGCATCGCCGGCATCGGCACCCGCCCGCCGCTGAAGGAGCTCTACGCCATCTGGCCGGCGCTCATCCCGCGCGAGCACGTCGTGCAGTCCGTCGAGATCGTGGAGGTGTGA
- a CDS encoding acetyl-CoA C-acyltransferase encodes MDAFVVGAVRSAVGKRGGALSAVHPADLGAAVLRELVRRTAVDPAAIDDVLWGCVGQIGPQASNIARTTVLTAGLPESVPGSTIDRQCGSSQQALHFAAQAVMSGVQDLVVAGGVEVMSQVPIASPTTLALQHDLAHPRAGEGYRERYGEQEISQFRGAELIAEKWGLSREAMEAYALESHRRALASAAAGQFDDEIVEVAGLGADEGPRAGTTAEKLATLATLREDGRLTAALASQVSDGAAALLVASADAVERHGLTPMARVHTMTVAGSDPVLMLTGPIPATEQLLARSGVALDEIGSFEVNEAFASVPMAWLAETGADPARTNPQGGAIALGHPLGGTGARLATTLLHRMRREGQRYGLQTMCEGGGMANATLFELV; translated from the coding sequence ATGGATGCATTCGTCGTCGGAGCCGTGCGCTCGGCCGTGGGCAAGCGCGGGGGCGCGCTGTCCGCCGTGCACCCGGCCGACCTGGGCGCGGCGGTGCTGCGCGAGCTGGTCCGTCGCACGGCCGTCGACCCGGCGGCGATCGACGACGTGCTCTGGGGCTGTGTCGGCCAGATCGGGCCGCAGGCGTCGAACATCGCGCGCACCACGGTGCTGACCGCGGGTCTGCCCGAGTCGGTCCCCGGCTCGACCATCGACCGCCAGTGCGGCTCGTCCCAGCAGGCCCTGCACTTCGCCGCCCAGGCCGTCATGTCCGGCGTGCAGGACCTGGTCGTCGCCGGCGGCGTCGAGGTGATGAGCCAGGTGCCGATCGCCTCGCCGACCACCCTCGCGCTGCAGCACGACCTGGCGCACCCGCGGGCGGGCGAGGGCTACCGCGAGCGGTACGGCGAGCAGGAGATCTCCCAGTTCCGCGGCGCCGAGCTGATCGCGGAGAAGTGGGGCCTGTCCCGGGAGGCGATGGAGGCGTACGCGCTCGAGAGCCACCGCCGCGCGCTCGCGTCCGCCGCCGCGGGGCAGTTCGACGACGAGATCGTCGAGGTCGCCGGGCTCGGCGCCGACGAGGGGCCGCGGGCTGGCACCACGGCGGAGAAGCTCGCCACGCTGGCCACCCTGCGCGAGGACGGCCGGCTGACGGCGGCCCTGGCGAGCCAGGTCTCCGACGGGGCCGCCGCCCTCCTGGTCGCCTCGGCGGACGCGGTCGAGCGGCACGGCCTGACGCCGATGGCGCGGGTGCACACGATGACGGTGGCCGGCTCCGACCCGGTGCTGATGCTCACCGGGCCGATCCCGGCGACCGAGCAGCTGCTCGCCCGCTCCGGCGTGGCGCTCGACGAGATCGGCTCGTTCGAGGTCAACGAGGCATTCGCCAGCGTCCCGATGGCCTGGCTCGCGGAGACCGGTGCGGACCCGGCCCGCACCAATCCGCAGGGTGGCGCGATCGCCCTCGGTCACCCGCTCGGGGGCACGGGTGCGCGACTCGCCACCACGCTGCTGCACCGGATGCGTCGCGAGGGCCAACGCTACGGCCTGCAGACCATGTGCGAGGGCGGCGGCATGGCGAACGCCACCCTGTTCGAGCTGGTGTGA
- a CDS encoding acyl-CoA dehydrogenase family protein — MFGFDLSPEQKQLRELARQVAVEVYAPLAADWDLNRTPLPHDELKRLADLGFLGITTPEEYGGHGGSLLDALIVQEEIAKENRQAAFHVFESNVGPCRVLEFFGTEEQKKEYLPKVATGDLEMAIGISEPDAGSAATDMKTRARIEGDEIVINGNKRWISNGGASSHYLVYCRLNDEPGSKGIGAVIVPADAPGVSFGATEKLMGFRGIPSADIYFDDVRVPIGDLVVEAGGFSKLFGVFAIERLGNATMSLALAQAALDRTRRYVEERHQFGRPLIEFQNVQMTVATMAMQVEASRLLIYRAAVNAGAGLPNSYETSLAKCYANEMAKVVTDLGMQMHGGNGYTEEYGLERLHRDSHGWAIAGGTPAIQRVRIAADMFGRNFNQRPAEAIIK; from the coding sequence GTGTTCGGATTCGACCTCTCCCCGGAGCAGAAGCAGCTGCGCGAGCTCGCGCGCCAGGTGGCGGTGGAGGTGTACGCGCCCCTCGCGGCCGACTGGGACCTCAACCGCACCCCCCTGCCCCACGACGAGCTCAAGCGCCTCGCCGACCTCGGCTTCCTCGGGATCACCACCCCGGAGGAGTACGGCGGCCACGGTGGTTCGCTGCTCGACGCGCTGATCGTGCAGGAGGAGATCGCCAAGGAGAACCGGCAGGCGGCCTTCCACGTCTTCGAGTCCAATGTCGGCCCGTGCCGCGTCCTGGAGTTCTTCGGCACCGAGGAGCAGAAGAAGGAGTACCTGCCCAAGGTCGCCACCGGTGACCTCGAGATGGCGATCGGCATCTCCGAGCCCGACGCCGGCTCCGCGGCGACCGACATGAAGACCCGCGCCCGGATCGAGGGCGACGAGATCGTGATCAACGGCAACAAGCGCTGGATCTCCAACGGCGGAGCCTCCAGCCACTACCTCGTCTACTGCCGGCTCAACGACGAGCCCGGCTCCAAGGGGATCGGCGCGGTGATCGTGCCGGCCGACGCCCCCGGCGTCTCGTTCGGCGCGACCGAGAAGCTGATGGGCTTCCGCGGCATCCCGAGCGCGGACATCTACTTCGACGACGTGCGGGTGCCGATCGGCGACCTGGTCGTCGAGGCCGGCGGCTTCAGCAAGCTCTTCGGCGTCTTCGCCATCGAGCGCCTGGGCAATGCCACCATGTCGCTGGCCCTGGCGCAGGCGGCGCTGGACCGGACCCGTCGCTACGTCGAGGAGCGGCACCAGTTCGGCCGCCCCCTCATCGAGTTCCAGAACGTGCAGATGACCGTCGCCACCATGGCGATGCAGGTCGAGGCGAGCCGGCTGCTCATCTACCGGGCCGCGGTCAACGCGGGGGCCGGCCTGCCCAACTCCTACGAGACCTCCCTGGCGAAGTGCTACGCCAACGAGATGGCCAAGGTGGTGACCGACCTCGGCATGCAGATGCACGGTGGCAACGGCTACACCGAGGAGTACGGTCTGGAGCGGCTGCACCGTGACTCCCACGGCTGGGCCATCGCAGGCGGCACGCCGGCGATCCAGCGGGTCCGGATCGCCGCGGACATGTTCGGCCGCAACTTCAACCAGCGGCCCGCGGAGGCGATCATCAAGTGA
- a CDS encoding enoyl-CoA hydratase/isomerase family protein → MGPAVVASRRGSLAVLTLNRPDERNPLNAELSAALLVGLREAYADDGVRSVAIAAAGSAFSAGGDLRQMRELAAMPAAAAWAWPAGIVELHQLALESPKPLIAVVDGPAFAGGMGLAGACDIVLAGPRASFAMPEVRLGLFPMIIVAHLVRALPRKVLLDLMLTGRAIDAEEAARVGLVARVCADEEALWAAADDYAAMFEETSPDALRLGRRAFGLLADLPAPQALDAAQFLNLAFFHGTDLAEGAAAFLDRRPAPWTPAARAAGAPTGTGE, encoded by the coding sequence ATGGGCCCGGCCGTCGTCGCGTCCCGACGCGGCTCGCTGGCGGTGCTCACCCTGAACCGTCCCGACGAGCGCAACCCCCTCAACGCCGAGCTGAGCGCGGCGCTGCTCGTCGGCCTGCGCGAGGCGTACGCCGACGACGGCGTCCGCTCGGTGGCGATCGCCGCCGCCGGCAGCGCCTTCTCCGCGGGCGGGGACCTGCGCCAGATGCGCGAGCTCGCCGCGATGCCGGCCGCCGCGGCCTGGGCCTGGCCGGCCGGGATCGTCGAGCTGCACCAGCTCGCCCTGGAGTCGCCCAAGCCGCTGATCGCGGTGGTCGACGGCCCGGCCTTCGCCGGTGGCATGGGCCTGGCCGGCGCGTGCGACATCGTGCTGGCCGGACCGCGCGCGAGCTTCGCGATGCCCGAGGTGCGGCTCGGGCTGTTCCCGATGATCATCGTGGCGCACCTGGTCCGCGCGCTGCCGCGCAAGGTGCTGCTCGACCTGATGCTGACCGGTCGCGCCATCGACGCCGAGGAGGCCGCCCGGGTGGGCCTGGTGGCCCGGGTCTGCGCCGACGAGGAGGCGCTCTGGGCGGCCGCCGACGACTACGCCGCGATGTTCGAGGAGACCAGCCCCGACGCGCTCCGGCTGGGCCGGCGGGCGTTCGGGCTGCTCGCCGACCTGCCCGCACCGCAGGCGCTCGACGCCGCGCAGTTCCTCAACCTCGCGTTCTTCCACGGCACCGACCTGGCGGAGGGGGCGGCCGCCTTCCTCGACCGCCGGCCCGCGCCGTGGACGCCGGCCGCCCGGGCAGCGGGCGCCCCCACCGGAACAGGAGAGTGA